A part of Terriglobus roseus genomic DNA contains:
- a CDS encoding YXWGXW repeat-containing protein has translation MKNVSLYRSAVLISSLGLLLTGCRSNAANPAPIVDGNAAATDPANANLLPTQVAGVSYAAMPQSNGTSYAPQAAPQAAPQSGRNTQNESLQYNTTPPAYQGDDQQQQPQQPVYDNSQQQPQQYSNGQPYTDQQAANAAEYDEYNALLDPDVPAATEPPPPLPQDYEQPVAPGPDYMWTPGYWDYATAGYYYVPGAWVAPPYVGALWTPGWWGWYGSRYRWHHGYWGQHIGYYGGINYGFGYIGFGYQGGYWNNNHFWYNTAVNRVQPGRVNNYVYNRRVEVINNTYINNSRVSYYGGNGGLRRGPAPQEFAAVREQRVPPMQSQVQNRQAAMQNRAQFFQQNRGRPNMVTTSQPLQAQRGIVAPPRTMSPMPGNNLHPGPNGFNGALPANATPQQRQQFEQQRQQFNNQQRMQQQNMNPQQRQQFEQQQHVQQQNLQNQQHMQQNMNQQQRQQFDQQQRVQQQNLQNQQHQQQEQQRQQQQNLQNQQNQQRQQQEQQRQQQQNTQNQQRMQMEQQHQQQQNQQRQQDQQRQQDQQRQQQMQQQNQQRQQEQQRQQEQQRQQQVQQQRDQQQQQQRAQEQQRQQQAQQQQRQMQDQQRQQVQQQQQRMQEQQRQAQQNQQRQMQQQVQQQHQMQQQMQHQQQQMQHAAPPPQAPHGGGGGGDHRH, from the coding sequence ATGAAGAACGTATCGCTCTACCGGTCTGCAGTACTTATTTCCTCGCTGGGGCTCCTCCTGACAGGATGTCGCAGCAACGCGGCCAATCCCGCGCCTATCGTGGACGGCAACGCCGCCGCCACCGATCCTGCCAATGCGAACCTGCTGCCAACACAGGTGGCCGGTGTCAGCTACGCCGCCATGCCCCAGAGCAACGGCACCAGCTACGCCCCGCAGGCTGCGCCACAAGCCGCACCACAGTCCGGCCGGAACACCCAAAATGAATCGCTGCAATACAACACCACGCCGCCTGCCTATCAGGGCGACGATCAGCAGCAACAACCGCAGCAGCCCGTCTACGACAACTCGCAGCAGCAGCCACAGCAATACAGCAACGGCCAGCCATACACTGACCAACAGGCTGCCAACGCCGCGGAATACGACGAATACAACGCCCTGCTCGATCCTGACGTTCCTGCTGCAACAGAACCGCCTCCCCCATTGCCCCAGGACTATGAACAGCCTGTAGCTCCCGGCCCCGACTATATGTGGACACCCGGCTACTGGGATTACGCAACCGCCGGTTACTACTACGTCCCCGGAGCATGGGTTGCGCCTCCCTACGTCGGTGCGCTGTGGACCCCCGGATGGTGGGGCTGGTACGGCAGTCGGTATCGCTGGCACCACGGCTATTGGGGCCAGCACATCGGCTACTACGGTGGCATCAACTATGGCTTCGGCTATATCGGCTTCGGCTACCAGGGTGGCTACTGGAATAACAATCACTTCTGGTACAACACCGCGGTTAATCGCGTGCAGCCAGGAAGAGTGAACAACTACGTCTACAACCGCCGCGTTGAGGTCATAAACAACACGTACATCAATAACTCGCGTGTCTCCTACTACGGCGGCAACGGCGGTCTGCGCCGCGGTCCGGCTCCGCAGGAATTCGCTGCAGTCCGTGAACAGCGTGTGCCTCCCATGCAGTCGCAGGTGCAGAATCGTCAGGCTGCCATGCAGAACCGTGCGCAGTTCTTCCAGCAGAATCGTGGTCGCCCCAACATGGTCACGACGTCACAACCTCTGCAGGCACAGCGCGGGATCGTTGCGCCTCCCCGGACCATGTCACCCATGCCGGGAAACAATCTGCACCCCGGACCGAATGGCTTCAACGGCGCGCTGCCTGCCAATGCAACGCCGCAGCAGCGTCAACAGTTCGAACAGCAACGTCAGCAGTTCAACAACCAGCAGCGCATGCAGCAGCAGAACATGAATCCGCAGCAGCGCCAACAATTTGAACAGCAGCAGCACGTCCAGCAGCAGAACCTGCAGAACCAGCAGCACATGCAACAGAACATGAACCAGCAGCAGCGCCAGCAGTTCGACCAACAGCAGCGCGTGCAACAGCAGAATCTGCAGAACCAGCAACACCAGCAGCAGGAACAACAGCGCCAGCAACAACAGAACCTACAGAACCAACAAAACCAGCAGCGCCAACAGCAGGAGCAACAGCGCCAACAGCAGCAGAACACTCAGAATCAGCAACGCATGCAGATGGAGCAGCAGCACCAGCAACAACAAAACCAGCAGCGGCAGCAGGATCAACAACGTCAACAGGATCAGCAACGCCAGCAGCAGATGCAGCAACAGAACCAGCAACGCCAGCAAGAGCAACAGCGTCAGCAGGAACAGCAACGCCAGCAGCAGGTGCAGCAGCAGCGTGACCAGCAGCAGCAACAACAGCGCGCTCAGGAACAGCAGCGTCAACAGCAAGCACAGCAACAACAGCGCCAGATGCAGGACCAGCAACGCCAACAGGTCCAACAACAGCAACAGCGCATGCAGGAGCAGCAGCGTCAGGCGCAACAGAATCAACAACGCCAGATGCAACAACAGGTACAGCAACAACACCAGATGCAGCAGCAAATGCAGCATCAGCAACAGCAGATGCAACACGCAGCCCCGCCACCACAGGCACCTCACGGAGGCGGCGGAGGCGGCGATCATCGCCACTAA
- a CDS encoding Nramp family divalent metal transporter, with product MSLKIAIPEEKAEPRITLRELWTFFGPAFVASVAYIDPGNFASNIVGGAKYGYTLLWVLLWSNAMAMLVQYLSAKLGIATGHTLPECCREHFSKPVVWLLWVGAEISAIATDLAEFLGAALGFYLLVGPYFLAHGMSRTTVMFLAALATTVFVFLLLALKQRGFRHFEGVIIALVSAIGFCYAIEIFLVHPDWSQAVRGTLVPHLNHETLYIAVAMLGATVMPHVIYLHSSLMQPRLTTFVEHGVSGGANRAQAAGRLRDFRRRYLRFERIDIIFAMNGAWLINSAMLIMAAAALGGVGEGAISKLEGAHQTLGPLLGPMAQVAFAVALLCSGLSSSTIGVLAGQVVIEGFLHVKFPIYLRRLITIIPALVVIAMGLDELKVLLLSQAVLSFGIPFALVPLLMLTGKKSVMGEFCNNRATAVAGWTVAMLIIGLNCVLLWQMFTA from the coding sequence GTGAGCCTAAAGATCGCCATTCCGGAAGAGAAAGCCGAGCCGCGCATCACACTGCGCGAGCTTTGGACCTTCTTTGGTCCGGCGTTTGTGGCATCTGTGGCTTATATCGATCCCGGCAATTTTGCTTCGAACATCGTAGGCGGAGCCAAGTATGGCTACACGCTGCTGTGGGTTTTGCTGTGGTCGAATGCGATGGCCATGCTGGTGCAATACCTGTCGGCAAAGCTGGGTATTGCGACGGGGCATACGCTGCCGGAGTGTTGCCGCGAACATTTCTCAAAGCCTGTGGTGTGGCTGTTGTGGGTTGGCGCGGAGATCAGCGCGATTGCTACGGATCTGGCCGAGTTCCTTGGCGCGGCGCTTGGTTTTTATCTGTTGGTGGGGCCTTACTTCCTGGCGCATGGCATGAGCCGCACCACAGTGATGTTTCTTGCTGCGTTGGCGACCACGGTGTTTGTGTTTCTGTTGCTCGCTCTGAAACAGCGTGGCTTTCGGCATTTTGAGGGCGTGATCATTGCGTTGGTCAGTGCGATTGGTTTCTGCTACGCGATTGAGATCTTCCTGGTGCATCCGGATTGGTCGCAGGCGGTGCGTGGAACGCTTGTGCCGCACCTGAATCACGAGACGTTGTACATTGCCGTGGCCATGCTGGGAGCGACGGTGATGCCGCATGTGATCTATCTGCATTCGTCACTGATGCAGCCGCGCCTGACGACATTTGTGGAGCATGGCGTTAGCGGTGGTGCCAATCGTGCGCAGGCAGCAGGTCGTTTGCGAGACTTCCGTCGGCGTTATCTGCGCTTTGAACGCATCGACATCATTTTTGCGATGAATGGTGCGTGGCTGATCAATTCAGCGATGTTGATCATGGCGGCTGCGGCGTTGGGTGGTGTGGGCGAAGGCGCTATCAGCAAGCTGGAAGGCGCGCACCAGACGCTTGGACCGCTGCTGGGGCCGATGGCGCAGGTCGCATTTGCGGTGGCGCTGCTGTGCAGTGGTTTGTCCTCGTCCACCATCGGTGTGTTGGCGGGGCAGGTGGTGATTGAGGGATTCCTGCATGTTAAGTTTCCTATCTATCTGCGTCGCCTGATTACGATCATTCCTGCGCTTGTGGTGATTGCGATGGGGTTGGATGAATTGAAGGTGTTGCTGCTATCGCAGGCGGTGTTGTCCTTCGGCATTCCGTTTGCGCTGGTGCCGCTGTTGATGCTGACGGGCAAGAAGAGTGTGATGGGCGAGTTCTGCAATAACCGTGCGACAGCGGTTGCGGGATGGACGGTGGCGATGCTCATCATCGGGCTGAACTGCGTGCTGCTCTGGCAGATGTTCACCGCATAA
- the purD gene encoding phosphoribosylamine--glycine ligase has product MKVLVIGAGGREHAICWALRKSARVNELVCAPGNAGIETIAKCLPVKQDDVADMLRVTDAVQPDVVVIGPEVPLAAGIVDALHERGIRVFGPTQAAAQLESSKAFTKDFLQRHNIPTARYVTVHTLEEAQTALPEFSLPVVLKADGLAAGKGVIIATTSAEADAAVQELLPMNGSLVIEEFLTGDELSVFALCDGTHATIIAAAQDHKRIGEGDTGPNTGGMGAYSTDLLLPDDLKTWVLENVAQPTVDGMKLEGYPFRGILFIGLMMTPNGPKVLEFNTRWGDPETEAILLRLETDFLDLVDASIDGTADKLDIRLKPGAAISVILASAGYPASAEKGVVIHGLDVPPPASVEVFHAGTARNEAGEVVTAGGRVLAIAAEAENLRRAAGKAYDAVSAISFKGMQMRRDIGWRALNRE; this is encoded by the coding sequence ATGAAGGTTCTGGTGATTGGCGCAGGCGGCCGTGAACATGCCATCTGCTGGGCGCTGCGGAAGTCCGCGCGTGTAAACGAACTGGTGTGCGCACCGGGCAACGCAGGCATTGAAACCATTGCAAAATGCCTACCCGTAAAGCAGGACGATGTGGCCGATATGCTCCGCGTCACCGACGCTGTGCAACCCGATGTAGTCGTGATCGGCCCGGAAGTCCCCCTCGCCGCAGGTATTGTGGACGCGCTCCATGAACGCGGCATCCGCGTCTTCGGACCCACGCAGGCCGCCGCACAGCTAGAAAGCAGCAAGGCCTTTACGAAGGACTTTCTCCAGCGCCACAACATCCCTACTGCCCGTTACGTCACAGTCCATACCTTGGAAGAAGCGCAGACGGCCCTGCCAGAGTTCTCGCTCCCCGTGGTCCTGAAGGCCGACGGCCTAGCCGCAGGCAAGGGCGTCATCATCGCCACCACTTCCGCCGAAGCCGACGCCGCCGTCCAGGAACTGCTCCCCATGAACGGCTCGCTCGTCATCGAGGAATTCCTCACCGGCGACGAACTGAGCGTCTTCGCCCTCTGCGACGGCACACACGCCACCATCATTGCCGCCGCGCAGGATCACAAACGCATCGGCGAAGGCGACACCGGCCCCAACACCGGCGGCATGGGTGCCTACTCCACAGACCTGCTGCTGCCCGACGACCTCAAAACCTGGGTGCTGGAAAACGTCGCTCAGCCCACCGTCGACGGCATGAAGTTAGAGGGATACCCCTTCCGCGGTATCCTCTTCATTGGCCTCATGATGACGCCGAACGGCCCTAAAGTCCTTGAATTCAACACCCGCTGGGGCGATCCGGAGACAGAAGCCATCCTCCTGCGCCTTGAAACTGACTTCCTCGACCTCGTCGATGCTTCCATTGACGGAACGGCGGACAAGCTGGACATCCGCCTAAAGCCGGGCGCAGCCATCAGCGTTATCCTCGCCAGCGCAGGCTACCCCGCAAGTGCAGAAAAGGGCGTGGTCATTCACGGGCTGGACGTCCCCCCGCCAGCTAGTGTGGAAGTCTTCCACGCCGGCACCGCCCGCAATGAAGCAGGGGAAGTTGTCACTGCAGGCGGCCGTGTTCTGGCCATCGCAGCTGAGGCCGAAAACCTACGCCGCGCCGCCGGAAAGGCCTATGACGCCGTCTCCGCCATCTCTTTTAAGGGTATGCAAATGCGCCGCGACATCGGCTGGCGCGCCCTCAACAGGGAATAA
- a CDS encoding 30S ribosomal protein S1: MPTETTTPDNQHEAPETVGANHLVTPAPETTTADDDIDYDAADFAAALESFDREQAEEKAAASSAMEEDKVITGTVVKITDKHVVVDIGLKSEGLIPKEQVLDHTGEPKLAVGDAVEVVVEREESEGGYLVSYEKAQRHRLWDQLEKAAADKTPVTGTVLSRVKGGLTVDIGVKAFLPGSQVEIRPVRNLDTYLGQQLDVRVIKLNKKRGNVVISRKEILEEEQNAKKSVTLETLEEGTVLTGVVKNLTDYGAFVELGGLDGLLHITDMSWGRLTHPRDLVQVGDEIQVKVLKFDKDKHRVSLGFKQLTPDPWLDATERYPIGAQVKGRVLSVTDYGAFVELEQGIEGLVHVSEMTWSKRMKHPSKMVKPGDEVDTIILQVNPNDRRISLGMKQLQDNPWEQLENKYPTGATVEGRVRNLTDFGAFIEIEDGIDGLVHVSNLSWTKRIKHPSEVLKKGEKVKAVVLGVEPENRRLSLGVKQLEPDVWDTFFAQHRVGDVVKGKVLRTAQFGAFVEIAEGVEGLCHVSEAVDETGKQAELQVGSEHEFKIVKMSPEEKKVGLSLRGIGEEASREEVESYKTPSSSSSSSSSSSTTLGDLINWKRSERE; the protein is encoded by the coding sequence ATGCCGACCGAAACCACCACTCCTGACAACCAGCACGAAGCCCCCGAAACCGTAGGCGCAAACCACCTGGTTACGCCCGCACCGGAAACCACCACCGCTGACGACGACATCGATTACGATGCAGCCGATTTTGCTGCTGCGCTCGAAAGCTTTGACCGTGAGCAGGCCGAAGAGAAGGCCGCTGCCTCTTCCGCCATGGAAGAGGACAAGGTCATCACCGGCACCGTGGTGAAGATCACCGACAAGCACGTTGTTGTCGACATCGGACTCAAGTCCGAGGGTCTGATTCCGAAGGAGCAGGTTCTGGATCACACCGGCGAGCCGAAGCTGGCCGTGGGCGATGCAGTGGAAGTTGTGGTTGAGCGTGAAGAGTCAGAGGGCGGATACCTCGTCTCCTACGAGAAGGCTCAGCGTCACCGCCTGTGGGATCAGCTCGAGAAGGCTGCTGCAGACAAGACCCCTGTGACCGGTACGGTTCTGTCCCGCGTTAAGGGTGGCCTCACCGTTGACATCGGCGTGAAGGCATTCCTCCCCGGTTCGCAGGTGGAGATTCGCCCCGTTCGCAACCTGGACACCTACCTGGGCCAGCAGCTCGACGTTCGCGTCATCAAGCTGAACAAGAAGCGCGGCAACGTAGTTATCTCCCGAAAGGAAATCCTTGAGGAAGAGCAGAACGCCAAGAAGTCCGTCACGCTGGAGACCCTCGAAGAGGGAACCGTGCTGACCGGCGTTGTGAAGAACCTGACCGACTACGGCGCATTCGTTGAGCTGGGCGGCCTTGACGGCCTGCTCCACATCACCGACATGAGCTGGGGTCGCCTCACCCACCCGCGCGATCTCGTGCAGGTTGGCGACGAGATCCAGGTGAAGGTCCTCAAGTTCGACAAGGATAAGCACCGCGTTTCGCTCGGATTCAAGCAGCTCACGCCTGATCCGTGGCTCGACGCAACCGAGCGTTACCCCATCGGTGCACAGGTAAAGGGCCGCGTTCTGTCCGTGACCGACTACGGCGCATTCGTTGAGCTGGAGCAGGGCATCGAAGGCCTGGTCCACGTCTCGGAGATGACCTGGTCCAAGCGCATGAAGCACCCCTCGAAGATGGTTAAGCCCGGCGATGAAGTCGACACCATCATCCTCCAGGTAAACCCGAACGATCGCCGCATCTCGCTTGGCATGAAGCAGCTGCAGGACAATCCGTGGGAGCAGTTGGAGAACAAGTACCCCACCGGTGCAACGGTTGAAGGTCGCGTCCGCAACCTGACCGACTTCGGTGCATTCATCGAGATCGAAGACGGCATCGACGGCCTGGTTCACGTTTCGAACCTCAGCTGGACGAAGCGCATCAAGCATCCTTCGGAAGTTCTGAAGAAGGGCGAGAAGGTTAAGGCAGTTGTTCTCGGTGTTGAGCCGGAGAACCGTCGCCTCAGCCTCGGCGTGAAGCAGCTCGAGCCCGATGTATGGGATACCTTCTTCGCTCAGCACCGTGTTGGCGATGTGGTCAAGGGCAAGGTTCTTCGCACCGCACAGTTCGGCGCATTCGTTGAGATCGCCGAGGGTGTTGAAGGTCTGTGCCACGTCTCCGAAGCAGTTGACGAGACCGGCAAGCAGGCGGAACTTCAGGTTGGTTCTGAGCACGAGTTCAAGATCGTGAAGATGAGCCCCGAAGAGAAGAAGGTTGGCCTCAGCCTCCGTGGTATCGGCGAAGAAGCCAGCCGCGAAGAGGTGGAGAGCTACAAGACTCCTTCCTCCAGCTCCTCCAGCAGCTCGTCCTCCAGCACCACGCTGGGCGACCTCATCAACTGGAAGCGCTCCGAGCGCGAGTAA
- a CDS encoding HNH endonuclease: MHSAKARKQKSLAKCHTLTPPGEDPRPRRGGTTLQTPVLVLNASYEPINICGARRALVLVLKGVARTEEEHGHTLHAACIRMPMPSVIRLLEYRRIPHQTRALSRKNILLRDRNTCQYCGCILTASELTLDHVLPRSRGGTSTWENLVACCHDCNRRKGNQLLHELQDMKLMREPRPFSLHTSRHIMRMLGSGDAAWRKYLYFEA; this comes from the coding sequence ATGCATTCCGCCAAAGCCCGTAAGCAGAAGTCGCTCGCTAAGTGCCACACCCTTACTCCACCCGGTGAGGATCCGCGTCCGCGTCGTGGGGGAACCACGCTGCAGACACCGGTGCTGGTATTGAACGCTTCCTATGAACCCATCAACATCTGTGGTGCGCGTCGTGCGCTGGTGCTGGTGCTGAAAGGTGTGGCACGCACGGAAGAGGAGCATGGTCACACGCTGCATGCCGCCTGCATCCGCATGCCTATGCCGTCTGTGATTCGTCTGCTGGAGTATCGTCGCATTCCGCACCAGACACGCGCGCTATCGCGCAAGAACATTCTTCTTCGCGATCGGAACACGTGTCAGTACTGCGGCTGCATTCTGACTGCCAGCGAACTGACGTTGGACCATGTTCTGCCGCGCTCGCGTGGGGGCACGTCCACATGGGAAAACCTGGTGGCGTGTTGCCATGATTGCAACCGTCGCAAAGGAAACCAGCTATTACATGAGCTGCAGGATATGAAGCTGATGCGTGAGCCAAGGCCGTTCTCTTTGCATACTTCCCGACACATTATGCGAATGTTGGGGTCTGGAGATGCAGCGTGGCGAAAGTATTTGTACTTTGAAGCATAA
- a CDS encoding ComF family protein, with amino-acid sequence MASVASGRLGGRCYRCAEPLGYEPSYQEFSDDVLCADCSETPPPFARATAFGSYELMRHALRLFKFGNVRSLALPMGGLLAEAILEQAEGMPESLLVIPVPLFRRRRLYNQSLLLADAAMRVVQRRRPLWKMELAPHRLRRVHHKESQYRLSPEERRENVRGAFQVRGSVRGRQVLLVDDVYTTGATVTECTEVLLAAGAESVRVVTLARAGSQIPVLWTAPAHGTEYSSHKHFGNPIYPHPVQ; translated from the coding sequence ATGGCATCCGTTGCGAGTGGCCGCCTGGGTGGCCGCTGCTATCGCTGTGCGGAGCCGTTGGGATATGAGCCGTCGTACCAGGAGTTCAGCGACGACGTTCTTTGTGCTGATTGCAGCGAAACCCCGCCGCCTTTCGCACGCGCGACAGCTTTTGGTTCTTACGAGTTGATGCGACATGCGCTTCGGCTGTTCAAGTTTGGAAACGTACGTTCGCTTGCTCTGCCCATGGGAGGCCTGCTGGCAGAAGCCATCCTGGAGCAGGCAGAGGGTATGCCGGAATCGCTACTGGTGATTCCCGTGCCGTTGTTCCGGCGCCGCCGTTTATACAACCAAAGTCTCCTGCTTGCGGATGCTGCAATGCGTGTTGTGCAGCGTCGACGCCCGCTCTGGAAGATGGAGCTGGCCCCGCACCGGTTGAGGCGCGTTCATCACAAAGAGTCGCAATACCGTTTGTCACCCGAAGAGCGTCGCGAGAATGTGCGCGGCGCGTTTCAGGTGCGAGGCTCCGTTCGCGGACGCCAAGTCCTGCTGGTGGATGACGTATATACCACCGGCGCCACTGTAACGGAATGCACGGAAGTGTTGTTGGCCGCAGGAGCTGAGAGTGTGCGAGTGGTCACGCTGGCTCGTGCTGGTAGTCAGATCCCTGTGTTGTGGACCGCACCGGCGCATGGCACGGAGTATTCGTCGCACAAGCATTTTGGAAACCCGATTTACCCGCATCCGGTTCAGTAG
- the egtB gene encoding ergothioneine biosynthesis protein EgtB translates to MATTVVSKVVSPVQATLLQRFLAARQATEDACRTLTAEDQMVQSCSEASPTKWHQAHTSWFFETFVLTPFLRGYQPFHPDFHWLFNSYYRSLGNEIPEKKLRASFSRPSLETIVGFRAHVNRHVEELLQQDNVPDDALRRIVLGIQHEQQHLELLLTDIKHAFFTNPLHPIYREAQQTADAEATPSRWVEFEGGIQQIGYPLNTADPLDFCFDNETPQHRVYLQPYALENRLVTCGEYLAFMNDNAYTRAELWLSEGLDTIESEGWESPLYWQRCTDDSTGWRIFTLGGWRGLSTMLATPVCHVSLFEADAYARWRGCRLPTEAEWEYAANEAAMETTGLLEQGGLHPVAATSDGLTQMLGYTWEWTASAYTGYPGYAPLPGALGEYNGKFMSSQMVLRGGSVATPASHIRTAYRNFFTPGTRWQFSGIRLARAFSHNE, encoded by the coding sequence ATGGCCACCACTGTTGTTTCAAAGGTCGTAAGTCCCGTGCAAGCCACGTTGCTACAACGCTTTCTGGCCGCACGCCAGGCGACGGAAGACGCCTGCCGCACGCTGACCGCCGAGGATCAGATGGTGCAATCCTGCTCGGAAGCCAGCCCAACGAAGTGGCATCAGGCGCACACAAGCTGGTTCTTTGAGACCTTTGTGCTCACGCCATTCCTCCGCGGCTACCAGCCATTCCATCCCGATTTCCATTGGCTCTTCAACAGCTACTACCGCAGCCTGGGCAATGAAATTCCAGAAAAAAAACTTCGCGCATCGTTCTCGCGCCCGTCTCTGGAAACCATCGTCGGCTTCCGTGCGCATGTAAATCGCCACGTCGAAGAACTGCTGCAGCAAGACAACGTACCCGACGACGCATTGCGCCGCATCGTCCTCGGCATCCAGCACGAACAGCAACATCTCGAACTGCTATTGACTGACATCAAGCACGCCTTCTTCACCAATCCCCTGCACCCCATCTATCGCGAAGCCCAGCAAACAGCAGACGCAGAAGCCACACCTTCACGCTGGGTCGAGTTTGAAGGCGGCATACAGCAGATCGGATATCCCCTCAACACGGCAGATCCGCTCGACTTCTGCTTTGACAATGAAACCCCGCAGCACCGCGTCTACCTGCAGCCTTACGCATTAGAAAACCGTCTCGTCACCTGCGGCGAATATCTCGCCTTCATGAACGACAACGCCTACACGCGCGCCGAACTCTGGCTCAGCGAAGGCCTCGACACCATTGAAAGTGAAGGCTGGGAGTCTCCCCTTTACTGGCAACGATGTACGGATGACAGCACAGGCTGGCGCATCTTCACCCTCGGCGGATGGCGTGGCCTGTCCACCATGCTGGCCACGCCGGTATGCCACGTAAGCCTGTTTGAAGCCGATGCCTACGCTCGCTGGCGTGGTTGTCGACTCCCAACCGAAGCGGAATGGGAATACGCAGCAAACGAAGCCGCCATGGAAACCACCGGTCTCTTGGAACAGGGCGGACTCCATCCCGTCGCCGCCACCTCTGACGGCCTCACGCAAATGCTGGGCTACACATGGGAGTGGACCGCCTCCGCATACACCGGCTATCCCGGTTACGCCCCACTTCCCGGCGCGCTCGGTGAATACAACGGCAAGTTCATGTCCAGCCAGATGGTGCTTCGCGGAGGCTCCGTCGCAACCCCTGCAAGCCACATCCGCACCGCCTATCGCAACTTCTTCACGCCGGGAACACGCTGGCAGTTTTCCGGCATCCGCCTGGCACGGGCTTTCTCACACAACGAATAG
- the egtD gene encoding L-histidine N(alpha)-methyltransferase gives MSTTLSTPELFTPPLANPVQEAVATAVLEGLSSTPKWLPAWLFYDAEGSRLFERITTLPEYYPTRTERAIFAGYADGIIDTAIRTWQKTHPGRTGRLRIIELGAGTATKTGILLDAAVRRQGQTEYLPIDVSESAMAEACASMERVQSGVTVSPQVANYVTDALEIPQHNGPTMALYIGSSIGNFDPEEAATILCNLRRQLQPGDTLLLGTDMVKDRRKLEAAYNDHDGVTEAFNLNLLRRINRDLRSNFDLARYRHVALWNEDQSRIEMHLQSLREQTVRIPALNASFHFAKGETIHTENSYKFTSKSIASLLRSASYEPVEQWTDEQHWFAVTLATTE, from the coding sequence GTGAGCACAACTCTTTCCACTCCTGAGCTTTTCACGCCGCCCCTCGCCAACCCCGTGCAGGAAGCCGTTGCTACGGCAGTGCTTGAAGGCTTGTCCTCCACTCCAAAGTGGCTGCCCGCCTGGTTGTTCTACGACGCAGAAGGCTCGCGTCTGTTTGAACGCATCACCACGCTGCCGGAGTACTACCCCACACGCACCGAACGCGCCATCTTCGCAGGCTATGCGGATGGCATCATCGACACCGCCATCCGCACATGGCAAAAGACGCATCCCGGTCGCACCGGTCGCCTCCGCATTATCGAACTCGGCGCAGGAACCGCAACCAAAACAGGCATCCTGCTTGACGCCGCAGTGCGTCGCCAAGGCCAGACGGAATATCTACCCATCGACGTATCCGAGTCGGCGATGGCAGAAGCATGCGCTTCCATGGAACGCGTTCAAAGCGGAGTTACCGTATCGCCACAGGTAGCCAACTACGTCACGGATGCGCTGGAAATCCCGCAGCATAACGGCCCAACCATGGCGCTCTACATCGGCAGCAGCATCGGCAACTTCGATCCGGAGGAAGCAGCAACCATCCTCTGCAATCTGCGCAGACAGTTGCAACCGGGCGATACGCTGTTGCTCGGCACAGATATGGTCAAGGATCGTCGCAAGCTTGAAGCGGCATACAACGATCACGATGGCGTGACAGAAGCCTTCAACCTGAATCTGCTGCGCCGCATTAATCGCGACCTTCGCTCCAACTTTGACCTCGCGCGCTATCGCCACGTGGCTCTGTGGAACGAAGATCAGTCACGCATTGAAATGCACCTGCAATCGCTACGCGAACAGACGGTTCGTATTCCTGCGCTGAATGCATCCTTCCACTTCGCAAAGGGCGAAACCATCCACACCGAGAACAGCTATAAGTTCACCAGCAAATCCATCGCATCGCTGCTGCGCAGTGCAAGCTACGAACCCGTTGAGCAGTGGACAGACGAACAACATTGGTTCGCCGTCACACTGGCGACAACGGAATAA